From the bacterium genome, the window TTTCAACCTCTCATTCAATAGTTGGTGCTGTTGCAGGTGCTGGTCTTGCTTTTTCAACTCCAATTTACTGGGGAAAAATCTGGCAGATAGTTATATGCTGGATTCTAACTCCTCTTGGTTCTGCCATATTTGCTTTTTTATGCTATCCATTAGTGAGATTCTTTTTTTCATTAAAGTTCATAAGAAAATAAGAAAAACAACTTATAGTATTTTTAATTTATCTTTCAAGTGCTTATCTTGCTTTTTCATGGGGAGCAAATGATGTAGCAAATGCAACAGGAGTTCTAATTGGAACAGGTAAAATCTCTCCAAAAATTGCTGCTTTAATAGGTGCAATATCAATGGCAATTGGTGTTTCAACATGGGGATATAAAGTAATAGAGACAGTTGGTTTTAATATAGTTCGTTTAACTCCTTTAATGACAATAGCACTTGAAATTGGTTCTTCTTTAAATGTTCATCTTTATACCCATTTTGGTATTCCTGTTTCCACATCTCATTCAATAGTTGGTGCGATATGGGGAATTGGACTATATCAGGGAATGAGAACTATAAATCTGAAACTTGCAAAGGAAATTATAACAACATGGGCTATAACTCCTTTAATTTCAGGTATAATAACTTATGTAATGACAAAAATTTTATTAATATTTATAGGGGGTTAAAATGGAAAGGACGAAAAATATATTATTCTGGCTTGGCCAAAAAGAAGAAAGAGAAATATTGAATGATGAATTGAAGCATGTTGAGATATCTTTAAAATGTGTTGAAGAAATGAAAAATGCCATAGAATTTTTTGTGAAAGGGAAAAAAGATGAAAAAGAAAAACATATTACAAATGTTAAAAATTATGAACATCAAGGAGATGAAATAAGGAAAAAAATTACTCTTGAACTTTCTAAAGGTTTACTTTTTCCTCCTGATAGAGAAGACCTAATTATTTTAAATGAAGGACTTAATGATATAGCAGATGGAGCAAAAGGTGTTGCAAGATTACTTGAATTTTTTGATGAAAAGATATCAGAAGAAATGGGACATCTATTAATTTCAGATGCTATCATTTCTTTAAAGGGAGGCGAAAAATTAAAAGATGCTATAAATTCCTTGATAAATAATGATATTCAAAAATTACTTGAAGAATGTGCTCATATTGAAACACTTGAAGAAGAAGGTGACGATAAAAGAAGAGAACTAATAAAAATGCTAATGAAAGAAAATCTGTCCGCTCCTAAAATAATTTTACTTTATGAAATTATTGATACACTTGAAAATCTCACAGATGCAATCAAAAGGGCTGGAGACCTTGTCAGAATTCTTGGTATAAAATCAAAATGAATCAATTTAATATAGAAACTTACCGAAAAAAAGTATTCAAAACAATATCAAAATATAAACTTGTAGAAAAAGGAGATAAAATTTTTATAGGTCTTTCAGGTGGTAAGGATAGTGGCTCAGCATGTTATTTAATTTCAGAATATGTTAAAAAAAATAAAATAGACTGCCAGATTACTGCATTTTATATTAAACTTGGTGATTTTATTCCAGAAGAAATAATTGAAACTATAAAAAAACAGGCAGAAATATGTGGAATTGAATTAAAGATTTATAATATTTTGGACTTCGGTATAGATTATTCAAAAATTGTAAAATTGAATAGACCTATATGTAGCAG encodes:
- a CDS encoding inorganic phosphate transporter, encoding ILGSNVIKTIGKGVVPLNILPYDVANIIGMVSLFGAGTWLTIATYKKYPISTSHSIVGAVAGAGLAFSTPIYWGKIWQIVICWILTPLGSAIFAFLCYPLVRFFFSLKFIRK
- a CDS encoding inorganic phosphate transporter — its product is MVFLIYLSSAYLAFSWGANDVANATGVLIGTGKISPKIAALIGAISMAIGVSTWGYKVIETVGFNIVRLTPLMTIALEIGSSLNVHLYTHFGIPVSTSHSIVGAIWGIGLYQGMRTINLKLAKEIITTWAITPLISGIITYVMTKILLIFIGG
- a CDS encoding TIGR00153 family protein, which produces MERTKNILFWLGQKEEREILNDELKHVEISLKCVEEMKNAIEFFVKGKKDEKEKHITNVKNYEHQGDEIRKKITLELSKGLLFPPDREDLIILNEGLNDIADGAKGVARLLEFFDEKISEEMGHLLISDAIISLKGGEKLKDAINSLINNDIQKLLEECAHIETLEEEGDDKRRELIKMLMKENLSAPKIILLYEIIDTLENLTDAIKRAGDLVRILGIKSK